The genomic DNA TGACCGCAACCCTGCTGGCGGGCTGGCTGTTTGGCGACACGCTGTATGGAAGGGCCTGGCGGTGGGACCACAAGGCCGTGTTCTCCCTGCTGTCCTGGCTCACGTTCGCCACCCTTCTGGTGGGGCGTGCGCGCTTCGGGTGGCGGGGCCGCAATGCGGTGCGCGTGCTGTACGCAGGCTCGGCGTTGCTGCTGCTGGCCTACGTGGGATCCCGCTTTGTCATGGAAGTCGTTCTGGGCCGCAACGCATGAAATACCTGGTCTTGCTGGTGGTGCTGGTCGTTGCCATCGGTATCTGGCGCGGACGCCGCGCGACCGGCGCGGAGTCTTCCAGCCCCCCGCACCTGGCGCTTCCGCAAGACATGCTTGCCTGTGCCCACTGCGGCGTTCACGTTCCCCAGGCCGAAGCGCTGATGGTCGGCCCCCAGGCCTACTGCTGCGCCGAGCACCGGCGCTTGGGCCCGGCCTGAGACCGGCCATGCCAGCGCTGTCCGCCAGCACCTTCACATCCGTGGTCGAGGCGCCGTTCGTGCGGCTGTGGCGGGGATTCCTGACCGGCCGCGTCATGGTGGCACTGGCTCTCCTCGTGCTGCAAGGTGCGGGTCAGGCCATCAACCAGGCCACGGAGCCGGCCGTGCTGGTGGTGTGTGCGCTGTATCTCGCGGCCACCACGTTGCTGCGCATCCTGGCAAGGCACCGCCCGCCGTCGCCGGGGGCCGGCCCGCAATGGCTGCCCTCCATCGGGGTGGACCTCGCCGCCATCGCCGCGCTGCAATTGCTGCATGCGGGCACCATGAACTACACCCCCCTGTTTGGCCTGCCCATCCTGATGGCGGCCGTGCTGGGGACCCTGACCCTGGCACTGGGCACCACGGCGGGCGTCACGCTGCTGCTGCTGGGCTGGGCCTGGTGGATGGGCTCCGGCACCGCGGGCGACGATGCGCCGCGCTACCTGCAAAGCGCGCTGACTGGCACGGGCTACTTCATCGTGAGCTACCTCGTGCACCAGCTCGCGACCCGCCTGGCCCGCGAGCAGGAAGTGGCGCAGCAGAGCCAGGTCGCCGCCCGGGTGCAGACCCAGGTCAGCGCGCTGGTCATCCAGAACCTCACCGACGGGGTGCTGGTGGTGGACGAAAGCGATGTGGTGCGCATTGCCAATCCCGCCGGGCTCCAGCTTCTCGGCGGCTCGGCCCTGCCCGAACTGCCCTTCATCCTGTCGTCCGAGACGCCCTGGAACCCGCTGGTCACCCTGGCACGGAGGACTTTCCGCCAGGAACATTCCCAGACCGCGGACGTGGACCTGCTCCATCCGGGACAGAGCCCCACCGGACTGCATGTGCGCACCTGGCTGACCTCGACGCGCGAAGCCGCGCGCCAGGCGCAGACCGAGCGCCTGTGCGTGATGTTCCTGCACGATCTGCGGGAGATGGAAGCCCGGCTGCGCACGGAAAAGCTCGCCGCCATGGGCCGCATGTCCGCCGCCGTGGCGCATGAGATCCGCAACCCGCTGGCCGCCATCGTGCAGGCCAACGCCCTGCTCGAGGAAGACCTGCACGACCCCGCCCAGAAACGCCTGGCGCGCATGGTGCAGCAGAATGCGGACCGCCTGGCCCGCATCGCCGAAGAGGTGCTGGACATCGCCCGCGTGCAGCACCAGATCAGCCACGCGCCGGCATCCACCTTGCCGCTGGATGAAACCGTGGCGCTGGTCTGGAATGACTGGCAGGCGCAGGACCCCCTGCAGCGCCGCGCGGTGGTGATGCTCGAAGCGGGCAATACCCAGGTGGAATTCGACACGGAGCATCTGCGCCGCGTGCTCGTGAACCTGCTGGACAATGCGCTGCGCTACATGGGCCAGGAGCCCGATTCGCTCACGGTGACCACCCGGGCCCTGCCGTCGGGACAGATCAGCCTGCAAGTCTGGAGCGACGGCGCCCCCATGGACAAATCGGTGGAGCGCCACCTGTTCGAGCCCTTCTTTTCATCCGAAAGCCGCTCCAGCGGCCTGGGCCTGTATATTTGCCGCGAGCTGTGCCAGCGCCATGGGGCGTCCATCAGCTACCAGCGGCTTACCCGCACCACCCTGCGGGGCGAGGTGGGAGGCAACGCCTTCACCGTGGGCTTTCGCCGCACCACACGCCCCACCGAAGCCGCCACGCTGTTTGACACCATCGTGGTCTGAAACGCATTGCCATGAACGCCCCTGCCGCCTCCATCCTCGTCGTGGACGACGAACCCGACCTGCGCACCTTGTACGAGCTGACGCTGCTGCGCGAAGGCTATCGTGTGGAGACTGCGTCCAGCGTGCAGGAGGCACGCGAGCAGCTCAAGGCCCACCGGTTCGATGCCGTCATCACCGACATGCGCCTGCCCGACGGGTTCGGCATGGAACTGCTGCAGGACCTGCGTGACCAGCAGCGCCGCGAACGCTGCGTGGTCATGACGGCCTACGGGTCGGCCGAGAACGCCGTGGAAGCCCTGCGCTCCGGCGCGTTCGACTACATGACCAAGCCGGTGGACCTCAAGCAGTTCCGATCGGTTGTCGCCTCCGCGGTGCAGGGCACGGGTGGTGTCCCCGCGCCCCGGGCCGCGCGCAGCGGTGGAGTGCAAGGCCGGCCGGCGCCGGCCGGCGCGGATCCCCTGGCGGCGGGCACCGCCCTGGACCGGCTGGTGGGCACCTCCGAGGCGATCCGCAACGTCAAGCAGCGGGTGGCCAAGGTCGCGCGCGGCATGGCGCCCGTGCTGATTCACGGTGAATCAGGCACGGGCAAGGAACTGGTGGCGCAGGCCCTGCATGCCAGCAGCCAGCGCGCGGATGGCCCGCTGGTGGCCGTGAACTGTGGTGCCATTCCCGAGAACCTGCTCGAGGCGGAGTTCTTCGGCGCCCGCAAGGGCTCCTACACCGGCGCCGCCCAGGATCGCGACGGCTACTTTCAGGCGGCCCGTGGCGGCACGCTGTTTCTCGACGAGATCGGCGACCTGCCCCTGGCCATGCAGTCAAAATTGCTGCGTGCGATCCAGGAGCGCAGCGTGCGGCCCCTGGGCTCGACGCAGGAGGAGACGGTGGATGTGCGCATCGTCAGCGCCACGCACCGCGACCTGGCCGCCGATGTGCAATCGGGCCGCTTCCGGCAGGATCTGTACTACCGGCTCAACGTGATCGAGATCCTGATCCCCCCTCTGCGCGAGCGGCGCGAAGACCTGCCTGTGCTGTGCGCCGCGCTGCTCTCACGCATCGCGCAGGAATCGGGCATGCCGGTCCCCCCGCTGACCGACAGCGCGCTCCACGCCATCGCCGCGCACCCGCTGACCGGCAACGTCCGGGAGCTTGAAAACCTGCTGCACCGGGCCGTGGCGCTCAGCGATGGGGAAGAGCTGCATGTGGACGGGCCCTCGGGGGGAGCCGCCGAGTCCCCGAGGACACGGGCGGCGCCGGCGCCCGCGATGCCGTCCCCCGCCGACCCGCAGAGCGCCTACCCGGCCGCGCCGCCGCCCGGCGCGGGCAGCCTGGTGACGCTGCCCAGCGATCTTCAGGCATGGCTTGACCAGCAGGAGCGCGACATCCTGATCCGCGCCCTGCGCGAGGCGGGCTTCAACCGGACCGCCACCGCCGCCCGGCTGGGCATCAGCCTGCGCCAGATACGCTACAGGATCGCCCGGCTGAACATCGCCGTGCCCAACGACCAGGACCCGCATGACGACGTGGGCTGAGGAGGCAGCGCCGGCGGACCCACCGCCGTGGGACGGCGGCTGGCACCGCGCGGCCACGAGGCTCCCATCCCCCAACCATGGCACGCGCCCGGCAGCGGCCAGGTCCGCCATCGACCTGATCGTGGTGCATTCCATCAGCCTGCCGCCGGGCGAGTACGGGGGGGGTGCAGTGCAACAGCTGTTCACCAACACCCTGGACTGGGATGCCCATCCCTACTACCAGAGCATCCGCGGACTGGCGGTGTCGTCGCATTTCTTCATCGAGCGCACCGGTGCGCTCTGGCAGTTCGTGGATTGTGATCTGCGGGCCTGGCACGCAGGCCAGTCGGCCTACCGCGGGCGCAGCCAGTGCAATGACGACTCGATCGGCATCGAGCTGGAGGGCCTGGAGGGCCTGGCGTTCGAACCCGCCCAGTACCGGACGCTGGCCACGCTCTGCCAGGACATCGCGCGGCGCTATCCCATCGCGCACATTGCGGGACATGAGCACATAGCGCCCGGGCGCAAGCAGGATCCCGGCCCCGGCTTCGACTGGGTGAAGGTACAAAAGGCGTTGCGCTGGCCGCCGCACCGTTTTCCCGCGGCGACCCGGCCCGCCAGCTGAACGCGCTGTCGCAGCGCCGCGTCACAGCAACTTTTTCTTTGTGCAACCGCACAAAGCCGCATCGCCAAGCTCCACGCGGCCTCGCGAAGAAAAACCGCCCGAATCGCCCGCCGCGGCGCGGATTCGCTGCTGCTTTTTCGGTGGGACAAGGGATTCCAGCGGGGTCATCGCAAGAACTCGCAGCATTGAAAACATGCTGTTTCCCTTTTCCCAGGGGTTTGGGGCGGTACACTACCGGTAGTGTCTTGAATGCACCTGACACACCATATATAGTGTGCGGCAGACAGAAGTCCGGCCCATCACTCACACCTTGCGGCGGCTTCACGCCCCGCGCCACACATCCCAGACAGCCCACAGAAGAGGACACCCATGCAAGCTGCTTTGACTACGCCTTCCACCACCCACGCCAACCCAGCGCAAGCTCCGGCTTCGCAGCCCGCGCCAACGTCGGCGGCCAACTCGCTGGCGCACTACCAGATCATCCGCCGCAACGGGGCGGTGGTGCCGTTTGAGCCGCAAAAGATCGCGGTGGCGATGATGAAGGCCTTCCTGGCGGTGCATGGCACACAAGGCGCCGCGTCCGCCAGCGTGCGCGAAGTCGTGGACACCCTGACCCAGAATGTCACCCGCGCCCTGGTGCGGTCGCGCCCCGGAGGCGGCACCTTTCATATTGAAGATGTGCAGGACCAGGTGGAACTCGGACTGATGCGTGGCGGCCACCATGAGATTGCCCGCGCCTACGTGCTGTACCGCGAGCGCCGCACCCAGGAGCGTGCACGCCAGGTCGAGCAGCAGGCTCCGTCCGCCCCCGCTCCGCTGCTCCACGTGCTGGACGGCGGAGAACGCGTTGCGCTCGACCTCCACCGGCTGCAGGCATTGATCGAGTCGGCCTGCGTGAATCTTGGCGCGGACGTCAGCGCAGACCCCATCGTTGCCGAAACCATGCGCAACCTGTACGACGGCGTTCCCATGGACGAGGTCTACAAGGCCTCCATCCTGGCGGCACGCACGCTCATCGAAAAAGACCCCGACTACACCTACGCCACCGCCCGCCTGCTGCTGCACACGATCGTGCGCGAAGTCCTGGGCCGCGAGGTGACCCAGAGCGCGATGGGACAAGCCTATATCGACTACTTCCCCGAATTCATCAAGAAGGGCGTGGAAAACGAGCTGCTGGACGAGCGCCTGCTGCAATATGACCTGCAGCGCCTGGGCGCCGCCCTGCAGGCGGACCGCGACCTGAAGTTCGACTACCTCGGACTGCAGACCCTGTACGACCGTTACTTCCTGCACGTCAAAAAGACGCGCATCGAGTTGCCCCAGGCTTTCTTCATGCGCGTGGCCATGGGCCTGGCCCTCAACGAAGTCGACCGCGAAGCCCGCGCCATCGAGTTCTATGAAGTGCTCTCGTCGTTCGACTTCATGTCCAGCACGCCCACGCTGTTCAACAGCGGCACGCTGCGCTCGCAGCTGTCTTCGTGCTACCTGACCACGGTGCCCGACGACCTGGACGGCATCTACGAGTCGATCAAGGAAAACGCCCTGCTGTCCAAGTTCGCGGGCGGCCTGGGCAACGACTGGACCCGGGTGCGCGCGCTGGGCAGCCACATCAAGGGCACCAACGGCGAATCGCAAGGCGTGGTGCCTTTCCTCAAGGTCGTCAACGACACGGCCGTGGCCGTGAACCAGGGCGGCAAGCGCAAGGGCGCTGTCTGCACCTACCTGGAATCCTGGCACCTCGACATCGAAGAATTCCTGGAACTACGCAAGAACACGGGCGACGACCGCCGCCGTACGCACGACATGAACACGGCGAACTGGATTCCCGACCTGTTCATGCGCCGCGTGATGGAAAAGGGCACCTGGACCCTGTTCTCCCCTTCCAACGTGCCCGACCTGCACGACCTCTTCGGCGCCGACTTCGAGAAAGCCTACGTGGCCTACGAGGAAAAGGCCGCGCGCGGCGAGATCAAGCCTTCCAAGACGGTGCAGGCCACCGACATGTGGCGCAAGATGCTGACCATGCTGTTCGAGACCGGCCACCCCTGGATCACGTTCAAGGACGCCTGCAACGTGCGCTCGCCCCAGCAGCACGCCGGCGTGGTGCACTCGTCCAACCTGTGCACCGAGATCACGCTGAACACCAGCGACACCGAGACCGCCGTGTGCAACCTCGGCTCGGTCAACCTGCTGCAGCATCTGAAGGACGGCCAGATCGACCATGACAAGCTCAAGAGGACCATCAAGGTCGCCATGCGCATGCTCGACAACGTGATCGACATCAACTACTACGCCGTCAAGAAGGCGCGCGACTCCAACCTGCGCCATCGCCCGGTGGGCCTGGGGGTGATGGCGTTCCAGGACAGCCTGTATGAGCTGCGCATTCCCTACGCGTCGCAAGAGGCCGTGGAGTTCGCCGACAAGTCGATGGAAGCCATCTGCTACTACGCCTACTGGGCCTCCACCGAACTGGCACGGGAACGCGGCCAGTACTCCAGCTACAAGGGCTCGCTGTGGGACCGCGGCATCCTCCCGTTCGACACGCTGGACATGCTGTCGGATGCCCGGGGCGGGTATGTGGAAGTGGACCGCTCTTCCACCCTGGACTGGGACGCCCTGCGCAAGAAGATCGCACAGGACGGCATGCGCAACTCGAATTGCGTGGCCATCGCGCCCACCGCGACCATCTCCAACATCATCGGCGTGGATGCATCGATCGAGCCCTCGTTCGGCAACCTGTCCGTGAAGTCCAACCTGTCGGGCGAATTCACCGTCATCAACGGCGGCCTGGTGCGCGACCTCAAGCGCCTGGGACTGTGGGATGACGTGATGATCATGGATCTCAAGCATTTCAAGGGCTCCCTGCACCCCATCGATCGCGTGCCGCCAGACATCAAGGCGCTGTATTCGACCGCCTTCGAGGTGGAGCCCCACTGGCTGGTGGAGGCCGCATCGCGCCGCCAGAAATGGATCGACCAGGCGCAGAGCCTGAACATCTACATGGCTGGCGCATCGGGCAAGAAGCTTGACGACACCTACAAGCTGGCCTGGGTGCGCGGTCTGAAGACCACCTACTACCTGCGCACGCAGAGCGCCACGCACGTCGAGATGAGCACCGTGAACACGCGCCAGCTCAACGCGGTTTCGTCCGGCAACGACGGCGGTGCGCCACAGGCCTCCGCGTCCCCGCAGGCCAAGCCCAGCGCGCTGGAAGCCGCCGCGGCAGCGGCCGCCGAGCAGGCCGCCGCGCTGCCCGCCACGGACATCAAGTTCTGCGCAATCGACGATCCAACCTGCGAAGCCTGCCAATAAGGACTTCGCGCGCAACGCCTCGACACATCCGAGGCGTTGCGCATGTGCTGTGAAGCAACAAATCGTTGCCACACAACGCTTCAGTGCTTTTCTTTTCGCAGCACTGCTTTCATAATCCGAACACTGGAAAATCTATGTTGACCTGGGACGAAGAAGTCAAGCCCTCATCGCAAAATCAACTGGACGGCGGTCTGCAAAACAACCGCCCGGCGGGGCAACCGCCTCTGTCTTTTCAGTCCCCCTCGCTGCACCCCGTTGCTGCGACCGCAACGGCCGCGGCCGGCCCGCAAGTGGCGGAGTCCACTGCAGTGCATCGGCGCGTCAATGCCGCCGACAAGCGCATCATCAACGGCCAGACCGACGTCAACCAGCTGGTCCCGTTCAAGTACAAGTGGGCGTGGGAAAAGTACCTCGCCACCTGCGCCAACCACTGGATGCCGCAGGAAGTGAACATGACGCGCGACATCGCGTTGTGGAAGGACCCGAACGGCCTGACCGATGACGAGCGCCGCATCATCAAGCGCAATCTCGGCTTCTTCGTGACCGCCGACTCGCTGGCCGCCAACAACATCGTGCTGGGCACCTACCGCCACATCACGGCGCCCGAGTGCCGCCAGTTCCTGCTGCGCCAGGCCTTTGAAGAAGCCATCCACACGCACGCCTACCAGTACATCGTGGAGTCGCTCGGACTGGACGAGTCCGAGATCTTCAACGCCTACAACGAAGTCCAGTCGATCCGTGACAAGGACCAGTTCCTGATCCCTTTCATCGAAGCGATCATGGACCCCAACTTCCACACCGGCACCCCCGAAAACGACCAGACGCTGCTCAAGTCGCTGATCGTTTTCGCCTGCCTGATGGAAGGCCTGTTCTTCTATGTCGGCTTCACGCAGATCCTGGCGCTGGGCCGGCAAAACAAGATGACCGGCGCTGCCGAGCAATACCAGTACATCCTGCGCGACGAGTCGATGCACTGCAACTTCGGCATCGACCTGATCAACCAGCTCAAGCTCGAGAACCCGCACCTCTGGACCGCCGAATTCAAGGCCGAGATCAAGGCGCTGTTCCTCAAGGCGGTCGAGCTGGAATACCGCTACGCCGAAGACACCATGCCCCGCGGCGTGCTGGGCATGAACGCGTCCATGTTCAAGGGCTACCTGCGCTACATCGCCAATCGCCGTGCCACGCAGATCGGACTGGAAACGCTGTTCCCCAACGAAGAGAACCCGTTCCCGTGGATGAGCGAGATGATTGACCTCAAGAAGGAACGCAACTTCTTCGAGACCCGGGTTATTGAATACCAGTCCGGTGGTGCGCTGTCCTGGGACTAGCGCCTTTCGCATCACACCACCATGGATTTTTACACCACGCCCCACACAGACAGCGCCGCAGAGCGTTGCCGTGCGGGGCGTTCCCGTGTTCATGGCGATGGGGGTTTTCTCCATCGCCATGGATCGCTTCGTGTCCACTGCAGACACGAAGTGCTCTTTGCAAATTGACCCAAGGAGAACATGATGGCAACTGCGAAAAAAACGGCCGCCAAGAAGGCAGCCCCAGCGAAAAAGGCCGCATCGGCAAAGCCCGTAGCGGCAAAGAAGGCTGCACCGGCCAAGAAAGCCGCTCCCGCCAAGAAGGCAGTAGCAGCGAAGAAGGCTGCACCTGCCAAGAAGGCAGCAGCACCAGCCAAGAAGGCCGCTCCCGCCAAGAAGGCAGTAGCAGCGAAGAAGGCTGCGCCTGCCAAGAAGGCAGCAGCACCAGCCAAGAAGGCCGCTCCCGCCAAGAAGGCAGTAGCAGCGAAGAAGGCTGCGCCTGCCAAGAAGGCAGCAGCACCAGCCAAGAAGGCCGCTCCCGCCAAGAAGGCAGTAGCAGCAAAGAAGGCTGCGCCTGCCAAGAAGGCAGCAGCACCAGCCAAGAAGGCCGCTCCCGCCAAGAAGGCAGCAGCAGCAAAGAAGGCTGCACCCGCCAAGGCCGCCCCCGCGAAGAAAGCTGCACCGGCCAAGAAGGCCCCCAA from Acidovorax sp. A79 includes the following:
- a CDS encoding PP0621 family protein — translated: MKYLVLLVVLVVAIGIWRGRRATGAESSSPPHLALPQDMLACAHCGVHVPQAEALMVGPQAYCCAEHRRLGPA
- a CDS encoding nitrogen regulation protein NR(II); this encodes MPALSASTFTSVVEAPFVRLWRGFLTGRVMVALALLVLQGAGQAINQATEPAVLVVCALYLAATTLLRILARHRPPSPGAGPQWLPSIGVDLAAIAALQLLHAGTMNYTPLFGLPILMAAVLGTLTLALGTTAGVTLLLLGWAWWMGSGTAGDDAPRYLQSALTGTGYFIVSYLVHQLATRLAREQEVAQQSQVAARVQTQVSALVIQNLTDGVLVVDESDVVRIANPAGLQLLGGSALPELPFILSSETPWNPLVTLARRTFRQEHSQTADVDLLHPGQSPTGLHVRTWLTSTREAARQAQTERLCVMFLHDLREMEARLRTEKLAAMGRMSAAVAHEIRNPLAAIVQANALLEEDLHDPAQKRLARMVQQNADRLARIAEEVLDIARVQHQISHAPASTLPLDETVALVWNDWQAQDPLQRRAVVMLEAGNTQVEFDTEHLRRVLVNLLDNALRYMGQEPDSLTVTTRALPSGQISLQVWSDGAPMDKSVERHLFEPFFSSESRSSGLGLYICRELCQRHGASISYQRLTRTTLRGEVGGNAFTVGFRRTTRPTEAATLFDTIVV
- a CDS encoding sigma-54-dependent transcriptional regulator, whose product is MNAPAASILVVDDEPDLRTLYELTLLREGYRVETASSVQEAREQLKAHRFDAVITDMRLPDGFGMELLQDLRDQQRRERCVVMTAYGSAENAVEALRSGAFDYMTKPVDLKQFRSVVASAVQGTGGVPAPRAARSGGVQGRPAPAGADPLAAGTALDRLVGTSEAIRNVKQRVAKVARGMAPVLIHGESGTGKELVAQALHASSQRADGPLVAVNCGAIPENLLEAEFFGARKGSYTGAAQDRDGYFQAARGGTLFLDEIGDLPLAMQSKLLRAIQERSVRPLGSTQEETVDVRIVSATHRDLAADVQSGRFRQDLYYRLNVIEILIPPLRERREDLPVLCAALLSRIAQESGMPVPPLTDSALHAIAAHPLTGNVRELENLLHRAVALSDGEELHVDGPSGGAAESPRTRAAPAPAMPSPADPQSAYPAAPPPGAGSLVTLPSDLQAWLDQQERDILIRALREAGFNRTATAARLGISLRQIRYRIARLNIAVPNDQDPHDDVG
- the ampD gene encoding 1,6-anhydro-N-acetylmuramyl-L-alanine amidase AmpD encodes the protein MTTWAEEAAPADPPPWDGGWHRAATRLPSPNHGTRPAAARSAIDLIVVHSISLPPGEYGGGAVQQLFTNTLDWDAHPYYQSIRGLAVSSHFFIERTGALWQFVDCDLRAWHAGQSAYRGRSQCNDDSIGIELEGLEGLAFEPAQYRTLATLCQDIARRYPIAHIAGHEHIAPGRKQDPGPGFDWVKVQKALRWPPHRFPAATRPAS
- a CDS encoding ribonucleoside-diphosphate reductase subunit alpha — encoded protein: MQAALTTPSTTHANPAQAPASQPAPTSAANSLAHYQIIRRNGAVVPFEPQKIAVAMMKAFLAVHGTQGAASASVREVVDTLTQNVTRALVRSRPGGGTFHIEDVQDQVELGLMRGGHHEIARAYVLYRERRTQERARQVEQQAPSAPAPLLHVLDGGERVALDLHRLQALIESACVNLGADVSADPIVAETMRNLYDGVPMDEVYKASILAARTLIEKDPDYTYATARLLLHTIVREVLGREVTQSAMGQAYIDYFPEFIKKGVENELLDERLLQYDLQRLGAALQADRDLKFDYLGLQTLYDRYFLHVKKTRIELPQAFFMRVAMGLALNEVDREARAIEFYEVLSSFDFMSSTPTLFNSGTLRSQLSSCYLTTVPDDLDGIYESIKENALLSKFAGGLGNDWTRVRALGSHIKGTNGESQGVVPFLKVVNDTAVAVNQGGKRKGAVCTYLESWHLDIEEFLELRKNTGDDRRRTHDMNTANWIPDLFMRRVMEKGTWTLFSPSNVPDLHDLFGADFEKAYVAYEEKAARGEIKPSKTVQATDMWRKMLTMLFETGHPWITFKDACNVRSPQQHAGVVHSSNLCTEITLNTSDTETAVCNLGSVNLLQHLKDGQIDHDKLKRTIKVAMRMLDNVIDINYYAVKKARDSNLRHRPVGLGVMAFQDSLYELRIPYASQEAVEFADKSMEAICYYAYWASTELARERGQYSSYKGSLWDRGILPFDTLDMLSDARGGYVEVDRSSTLDWDALRKKIAQDGMRNSNCVAIAPTATISNIIGVDASIEPSFGNLSVKSNLSGEFTVINGGLVRDLKRLGLWDDVMIMDLKHFKGSLHPIDRVPPDIKALYSTAFEVEPHWLVEAASRRQKWIDQAQSLNIYMAGASGKKLDDTYKLAWVRGLKTTYYLRTQSATHVEMSTVNTRQLNAVSSGNDGGAPQASASPQAKPSALEAAAAAAAEQAAALPATDIKFCAIDDPTCEACQ
- a CDS encoding ribonucleotide-diphosphate reductase subunit beta; the encoded protein is MLTWDEEVKPSSQNQLDGGLQNNRPAGQPPLSFQSPSLHPVAATATAAAGPQVAESTAVHRRVNAADKRIINGQTDVNQLVPFKYKWAWEKYLATCANHWMPQEVNMTRDIALWKDPNGLTDDERRIIKRNLGFFVTADSLAANNIVLGTYRHITAPECRQFLLRQAFEEAIHTHAYQYIVESLGLDESEIFNAYNEVQSIRDKDQFLIPFIEAIMDPNFHTGTPENDQTLLKSLIVFACLMEGLFFYVGFTQILALGRQNKMTGAAEQYQYILRDESMHCNFGIDLINQLKLENPHLWTAEFKAEIKALFLKAVELEYRYAEDTMPRGVLGMNASMFKGYLRYIANRRATQIGLETLFPNEENPFPWMSEMIDLKKERNFFETRVIEYQSGGALSWD
- a CDS encoding histone, which translates into the protein MATAKKTAAKKAAPAKKAASAKPVAAKKAAPAKKAAPAKKAVAAKKAAPAKKAAAPAKKAAPAKKAVAAKKAAPAKKAAAPAKKAAPAKKAVAAKKAAPAKKAAAPAKKAAPAKKAVAAKKAAPAKKAAAPAKKAAPAKKAAAAKKAAPAKAAPAKKAAPAKKAPKAPAPAAAPAAQTTLNPQAAWPFPTGNKP